GCGCCGGCTTCGAGAACATCGCCGTGGCCCACGCCCGCGCGCGCGGCATTGCCGTGGCCAATGGCGCCGGCACCAACGACAGCTGCGTCGCCGACCACGCGCTCGCGCTGCTGCTGGCGACGGTGCGCGGGCTGCCCCAGCTCGACGCTGCTACCCGCGCCGGCACCTGGCGCACGGCGCTGCCGCTGCGGCCCAATGTCTCGGGCAAGCGCATGGGGATCGTCGGGCTGGGCACCATTGGCCGGCGCATCGCCCGGCGCGGCGAGGGCTTCGACCTGGAGATCGGCTACCACAACCGCAAGCCGCGCGAGGATGTGGGCTACCGCTATTTCGACAGCATCGGGGCGCTGGCCGACTGGGCCGATTACCTGGTGATCGCCACGCCGGGCGGCGGCGCGACACGCCATCTGGTGGACGCCGCCGTGCTGGCGGCGCTGGGGCCGTCGGGCTTCCTGGTCAATATTGCGCGCGGCAGCGTGGTCGATACCCAGGCGCTGGCGGCGGCGCTGCGCGCCGGTACGCTCGGCGGCGCCGGGCTGGACGTCTATGAAAGCGAGCCGGCGCCGCCGGTGACGCTGTTCGACTGCCCCAACGTCGTGCTGACGCCGCACATGGCAGGCTGGTCGCCCGAGGCGATCACGGCGTCGGTGGTGCAGTTCCTGGAGAATGCGCGCCGGCATTTTGCCGGCGAGGCGCTGCTGACACCTGTGGCTTGACGCCGGTACGCTGACGGCTGGACCTCAGGCGGCCGGAAATGCGACCCTGACGCGCAGCCCCGGCCGCGCGTCTTCGAGCGCCACGCGCGCCCCATGCGACTGCGCGATCTCCGCCACGATCGCCAGGCCCAGCCCGCTGCCGCCGGTCGGCGCATCGGGCACGCGGTAGAAGCGGTCGAACACGCGTTCGCGTTCCTCAGCCGGAATGCCGGGGCCGTTGTCGCGGACCACCAGCTCGACCGAGCGTCCGTCGCCCGCGCGTGCCACCTGCACGTCGATGCGGCTGCCGGTCGGGACGTAAACCAACGCGTTGTCCAGCAGGTTGGTCAGCAGGATGCGCAAGGCATCGGCATCGCCACGCACGATGGCCGGCGCCACGTCGGCCTCGGCATCGGCGTCCGCGCCGGCGTCCACGCCCAGGTCGATATCGCTATCCAGCGCGGCCTGGGCCAGTTCCGCCACCACGCCGGTGGCCAGTGCGCGCAGGTCGACCGGCTCGCGCGGCGGCGCGGCCGCCCCGGGTTCCTGCCGCGCCAAAGTGAGAAGCTGCGTGACCAGGTGGGTCAGCCGCTCCAGCCCCTGGCGCAGCTTCGCCACTGCCTCGTCACGTGCCGCGCCGCTGTCGGCGCGCTCGACCAACTGGGCCTGCAGCTGCAGCGCGGCCAGCGGCGTGCGCAGCGCGTGCGCCGCGTCGGCCACGAAGGCGCGCTGCGTGTCGATGGCGTGCGAGAGCCGCGCCAGCAGCTGGTTCAGCGCGGCGCTGAGCGGCGCGATCTCGTCCGGCATCTGCCGCAACGCAAGCGGTTCCAGCGCGGTGGCGTCGCGCGCGCGCACTTCGGCGGCGATCTCGCGCAACGGCCGCAGGCCGCGCCCCACGGCCATCCAAACCAGCCAGCCCAGCAATGGCAGCAGCAACAGCAGCGGCGCCACGGTACGCAGCGCCATGCGCGCGGCCAGCGTGCGGCGCGCGCTCATCGGTTGCGCGATCTGCACCACGGTGGGCCCCAGCTGCATGCTGTACAGCCGCCATTCGCCCTGCTGCGTGGTCACGTTGGAGAAGCCCAGCTCGGCGCGCGACGGCAGCGCCGCGTGCGAATGCGACAGGTAAAGGCTGCGCCCCGAGCCGTCCCAGATATGGATGACGACGTCCTCGTCGGCATGCGAGAGGTCGCCGGGCGAGCCGATAAAGGGCGGCACCACCGGGTCGGCAAACTGGCTCGGCAGCGCCGCGGCCATCTGCTTCATCTGGTAATCGAACAGCGCATTGGCTTCCTGGCGTGCCTGGCCGTAGATGAGCGCGGTGGCGATGGCTATGCCGGCGAGCAAACCCGCGGCCAGCCACCACAGCAGCGTTCGCTGGATGGAGCGCATCAGCCGGGCTCTCCCTCGCCATCTAGGCGCGGCACCACGTAGCCCACGCCACGGATATTGCGGATCAGCGCGGCGCCGAACTTCTTGCGCAGCACGTGGATATAGACCTCGACGGTATTGCTGCCCACCTCGTCGTCCCAGCCGTACAGGCGCTCCTGCAACTGCGGCACCGACCACACCTTGCCCGGCCGCGACATCAGCGCCGAGAGCAGCGCGAACTCGCGCGCCGACAGCCGCACTGGCTCGCCGCGGTGCGTGACCTCGCGCGTGGACGGGTTGAGCACGATCTCGCCATAGGCCACCAGCGGCTCGGCCCGCCCCGCGGCGCGGCGCGCGAGCGCGTGCATGCGCGCGGCCAGCTCCTGCAGGTCGAAAGGCTTGACCAGGTAGTCGTCAGCGCCGGCATTGAGGCCCGCGACGCGGTCGGCTACCGCGTCGCGCGCGGTCAGGATCAGCACCGGCGTGGGCACGCCGCGTGCGCGCAGCGTGCGCAGCACGTCCAGCCCCGAGCGGCGCGGCAAACCCAGATCGAGCAGCACCAGGTCGTAGCACGCCTCGCCCTCCTGCGACGACGTGGCCGCGGCCAGGCCTGCATCACCGTCGCGCACCCAGTCGACGGTAAAGCCCTCCTGCCGCAGCGCCTGCCTGACGCTGTCGCCAATCATGGCGTCGTCTTCCACCAGCAGCACGCGCATGGCTAGGCGGTCCCCGCTTCGCGATCCAGGCGGTCGGCCAGCGCCCGCGCCAGCCCCGGCAGCGCCGGGTGGCGCGCGGTGATGACATGGACCGGCACGTCTTCGAGCCAGCCGCGCATGCGGCCCTTGGCGACGAAGCGCTCGGCGAAGGTGGAGGCCTGCAGCGCCGGCACGAAGCGCGGCAGGATGCCGCCGCCGAGATAGACGCCGCCGCGTGCGCCCAACACCAGCGCGATATCGGCCGCGACCGA
This genomic window from Cupriavidus sp. P-10 contains:
- a CDS encoding 2-hydroxyacid dehydrogenase yields the protein MKPTLLILTQVAPHHRDAIAEQFEIVYAPDAEGRAAQIATQGARIRAVLTIGSTGLTAAEIDAMPALELVCALGAGFENIAVAHARARGIAVANGAGTNDSCVADHALALLLATVRGLPQLDAATRAGTWRTALPLRPNVSGKRMGIVGLGTIGRRIARRGEGFDLEIGYHNRKPREDVGYRYFDSIGALADWADYLVIATPGGGATRHLVDAAVLAALGPSGFLVNIARGSVVDTQALAAALRAGTLGGAGLDVYESEPAPPVTLFDCPNVVLTPHMAGWSPEAITASVVQFLENARRHFAGEALLTPVA
- a CDS encoding sensor histidine kinase, which produces MRSIQRTLLWWLAAGLLAGIAIATALIYGQARQEANALFDYQMKQMAAALPSQFADPVVPPFIGSPGDLSHADEDVVIHIWDGSGRSLYLSHSHAALPSRAELGFSNVTTQQGEWRLYSMQLGPTVVQIAQPMSARRTLAARMALRTVAPLLLLLPLLGWLVWMAVGRGLRPLREIAAEVRARDATALEPLALRQMPDEIAPLSAALNQLLARLSHAIDTQRAFVADAAHALRTPLAALQLQAQLVERADSGAARDEAVAKLRQGLERLTHLVTQLLTLARQEPGAAAPPREPVDLRALATGVVAELAQAALDSDIDLGVDAGADADAEADVAPAIVRGDADALRILLTNLLDNALVYVPTGSRIDVQVARAGDGRSVELVVRDNGPGIPAEERERVFDRFYRVPDAPTGGSGLGLAIVAEIAQSHGARVALEDARPGLRVRVAFPAA
- a CDS encoding response regulator transcription factor, with protein sequence MRVLLVEDDAMIGDSVRQALRQEGFTVDWVRDGDAGLAAATSSQEGEACYDLVLLDLGLPRRSGLDVLRTLRARGVPTPVLILTARDAVADRVAGLNAGADDYLVKPFDLQELAARMHALARRAAGRAEPLVAYGEIVLNPSTREVTHRGEPVRLSAREFALLSALMSRPGKVWSVPQLQERLYGWDDEVGSNTVEVYIHVLRKKFGAALIRNIRGVGYVVPRLDGEGEPG